A single region of the Myripristis murdjan chromosome 3, fMyrMur1.1, whole genome shotgun sequence genome encodes:
- the adgrg3 gene encoding adhesion G-protein coupled receptor G1: MVSRDRMKMWITLFVITLICFSTIQAENCDTTVQECKKQSSVNWIRCYEHRIASCTWNRKGRKVPPGFIQDNFSSSHEVKVSPTLQHRVHIPSSALQSSRAASAEQGVLLVISVLNSSHFEVSPPPPPAKGRLFTTSTRVDGTVMDGSVLFVSVGNHSLSNLLEPVRLIFKRNKKVQNGTCVYWYDLMQDGKGHWSKEGCDTTYNDIEFICSCSHLSFFAVLVNPEISVTRSNAVNLTYITSTGSLLSVILTIISLAIYMHLQRRRPDKAIGVHMHLTGALLCLHLCFLLCSLWAWLDQGEEDWVCQAAGLLLHWSLLATFSWVALEGFHLYLLLVRVFNIYVRRYLLKLSLLGWGFPTVIAAVCGISGAYGKYTVSLSGSINQTAANICWIRNGSSLVTYITVVGFLGLVLLCNSCMLGLVVVKLWGMRDSREGSCGLKQPHKENRARLWKNTATVLGLSCVLGLPWALACGTSSYNPAGIYLFTIFNSLQGVFMFLWSLALSCKTRSDCNSSVKDPSTQKMMETSFNS, encoded by the exons ATGGTCAGCAGGGACAGGATGAAGATGTGGATCACTCTTTTTGTCATCACACTCATCTGCTTTTCTACAATTCAGGCGG AAAACTGTGACACCACTGTTCAAGAGTGTAAGAAGCAGTCCAGCGTCAACTGGATCAG GTGTTATGAGCATAGAATTGCATCATGTACATGGAacagaaaagggaggaaagtgCCACCAGGCTTCATTCAGGACAACTTCTCTTCATCTCATGAG GTTAAAGTGAGTCCTACACTTCAGCACAGGGTGCACATCCCGTCCTCAGCTctccagagcagcagagcagcttctGCTGAGCAGGGTGTGTTGCTGGTGATCTCTGTGCTCAACAGCTCCCACTTTGAG gtcagtccacctcctcctccagctaaGGGGAGATTATTCACAACCTCTACCCGCGTGGACGGCACTGTCATGGACGGGTCAGTCTTGTTCGTGAGCGTGGGGAACCATTCACTAAGTAACCTGTTAGAGCCCGTCAGACTAATCTTCAAACGTAACAAGAAG GTTCAAAATGGCACGTGTGTGTATTGGTATGACCTGATGCAGGATGGAAAAG gTCACTGGAGCAAAGAGGGCTGTGACACCACCTACAACGACATTGAATTTATTTGCAGCTGCAGCCACCTCAGCTTCTTTGCCGTGCTTGTG AACCCTGAAATATCAGTGACCAGAAGTAATGCTGTGAACCTCACCTACATCACCTCCACTGGATCGTTGCTGTCTGTCATACTCACAATCATCAGCTTGGCCATCTACATGCATCTACA ACGACGACGTCCGGACAAGGCCATCGGTGTGCATATGCATCTGACCGGCGCACTGCTGTGCCTACatctctgcttcctgctgtgtAGCCTGTGGGCGTGGCTGGATCAAGGGGAGGAAGACTGGGTGTGCCAGGCTGCCGGACTCCTGCTACATTGGTCACTTCTGGCCACCTTCAGCTGGGTGGCTCTGGAGGGCTTCCACCTCTACCTGCTGCTGGTCCGAGTCTTCAACATCTATGTGAGGAGATACCTGCTCAAACTCAGCTTGCTGGGCTGGG GTTTTCCCACAGTGATTGCAGCGGTTTGTGGGATTTCAGGAGCCTATGGCAAATATACTGTGTCACTGAGTGGCAGCATCaaccaaacagcagcaaatat ATGCTGGATCAGAAACGGTTCCTCGCTGGTCACCTACATCACGGTGGTGGGCTTCCTGGGCCTGGTGCTGCTGTGTAACTCCTGCATGCTGGGGCTGGTGGTGGTGAAGTTGTGGGGCATGAGGGACAGCAGGGAAGGCAGCTGTGGCCTGAAGCAGCCGCACAAAGAGAACAGAGCCAGGCTGTGGAAGAACACTGCCACCGTGCTCGGCCTCAGCTGTGTCCTCGGGTTACCCTGGGCTTTAGCCTGTGGCACCTCCTCCTACAACCCTGCTGGGATCTACCTGTTCACCATCTTCAACTCTCTGCAAG GTGTATTCATGTTCCTGTGGTCCCTGGCTTTGTCCTGCAAGACTCGGTCAGACTGTAACTCCTCAGTCAAAGACCCGTCCACTCAGAAGATGATGGAGACCAGCTTCAACAGCTGA
- the LOC115357088 gene encoding adhesion G-protein coupled receptor G2-like isoform X1, producing the protein MCGDGVGPTPRGSRMFLLLLLPLLSESLADKACINISNGDIATSLTLSGNDLSFKDDRLMSISCMYDGIPCVIWCPEPNNNLSQIFNGTYMCQDVKILSSSNTTEFSIHTVGQCTLSKCKVNEILPMVDKLACPQADLRSLMQLLFIRDSCKILFRDSDEMKKAFINIERFLIHKIMQRTQQEVGKSTYYYFKTMALNVISISNDNLSSATIDTIQLESPQLLPQNMSSVPETWLPVDTLEHILQENRTVGLVSYMFHDQFQFGMVHISSMAMRIELLGEKRLENLTTPLKLIFNITAPTNIDNESWLECHYFDEQEFHWKTDGCETYSATYDNHTEIECCCNHTTPFAVLLMREPISGVHWKILSYISYIGCGLSAFFSALSVITYIINRSHRADQSCFIHVSLSGALFLLNTSFLLTEWGATVQQDGVCVFIAATMHYSLLCCFTWMAIEALHLYLLLVKVFNTYYKRYLIKLSLAGWGIPAVIVGIFVGVNDIRQFYGVAKMSMLDTNQTSNLCWITDEHFFYGLNLVYFTLIFIFNTGILGTVVAGICRLREGSKHTPGRSKGSLSCRNSLTVMGLTCLLGTTWGLVFLGSGHVNYPVLYLFCILNSTQGFFIFLWICCSARKQRRRAEQDNINSVQMKSSQIKSI; encoded by the exons ATGTGTGGTGATGGAGTGGG tcCCACACCCAGAGGAAGTAGAATGTTTCTCTTACTCCTGTTACCGTTGCTGTCAGAGTCGCTGGCCGATAAAG CTTGTATTAACatttcaaatggagatatcgcCACAAGCCTGACCCTGTCTGGGAATGATCTTTCATTCAAGGATGATAGACTTATGTCTATCAGCTGCATGTATGACGGAATTCCCTGTGTCATTTGGTGCCCCGAACCTAATAACAATCTGAGTCAGATTTTCAATGGGACGTATATGTGTCAAGATGTGAAGATATTGAGTTCATCCAACACGACTGAGTTCAGCATACACACAG TTGGCCAGTGCACCCTAAGTAAGTGCAAAGTGAATGAAATCTTGCCAATGGTTGACAAACTGGCTTGTCCACAAGCTGACCTGAGATCACTGATGCAGCTCCTGTTTATAAGAGACTCATGCAAGATCCTGTTCAGGGACAGTGATGAAATGAAGAAGGCGTTTATAAA CATTGAAAGATTTTTGATCCATAAAATCATGCAAAGGACGCAGCAGGAGGTTGGAAAGTCTACCTACTACTATTTTAAGACCATGGCTCTGAATGTGATCAGTATCAGTAATGATAACCTCTCCTCTGCCACGATTGACACGATTCAACTAGAAAGTCCACAG CTTTTGCCTCAGAACATGTCGTCTGTCCCAGAGACATGGCTGCCTGTGGACACACTGGAACATATTCTACAGGAAAACAGGACTGTTGGTCTTGTTAGCTATATGTTTCATGACCAATTCCAG TTTGGAATGGTGCATATCTCATCCATGGCTATGAGGATTGAGCTGCTGGGAGAAAAACGCTTGGAGAATCTGACAACGCCACTCAAGCTTATTTTCAATATCACTGCTCCTACAAATATTgat aatGAATCATGGTTAGAGTGTCACTATTTTGATGAACAAG AATTCCACTGGAAAACAGACGGGTGTGAAACTTACAGTGCTACTTATGATAACCACACTGAAATCGAATGTTGCTGTAACCACACCACACCTTTTGCTGTCCTGTTG ATGAGAGAACCTATATCGGGAGTCCACTggaaaatattgtcttatatctCTTACATAGGCTGCGGTCTGTCTGCTTTCTTCAGTGCCCTATCAGTCATTACTTATATCATCAATAG AAGCCACAGAGCAGACCAGTCCTGCTTCATCCACGTCTCCCTGAGTGGAGCCTTGTTCCTGCTCAACACCTCCTTCCTGCTGACTGAGTGGGGAGCCACGGTGCAGCaagatggggtgtgtgtgtttatcgcTGCCACCATGCATTACTccctgctctgctgtttcactTGGATGGCCATAGAGGCCCTACACCTTTACCTCCTGCTGGTAAAGGTGTTCAACACCTACTATAAACGCTATCTCATCAAACTGTCTCTTGCTGGATGGG gaATCCCAGCTGTAATTGTGGGTATCTTTGTGGGAGTGAATGACATCCGTCAGTTTTATGGAGTTGCAAAAATGAGTATGCTTGACACCAACCAAACAAGTAACCT CTGCTGGATCACAGATGAGCACTTCTTCTATGGGTTGAATCTGGTGTATTTCACCCTTATATTCATCTTCAACACTGGCATATTGGGGACAGTGGTCGCTGGTATCTGTAGGCTGAGAGAAGGGTCCAAACACACCCCAGGGAGATCAAAAGGCAGCCTGTCCTGCAGGAATAGCCTCACTGTGATGGGTCTCACCTGCCTGCTGGGGACGACATGGGGTCTGGTATTCCTGGGCTCAGGACACGTCAACTATCCCGTTCTCTACCTGTTCTGCATCCTAAACTCGACACAAG GTTTCTTTATCTTCCTGTGGATCTGCTGCTCAGccaggaagcagaggaggagagcagagcaggacaaTATCAACTCAGTCCAGATGAAGAGTTCACAGATTAAATCCATTTAA
- the LOC115357088 gene encoding adhesion G-protein coupled receptor G2-like isoform X2 translates to MFLLLLLPLLSESLADKACINISNGDIATSLTLSGNDLSFKDDRLMSISCMYDGIPCVIWCPEPNNNLSQIFNGTYMCQDVKILSSSNTTEFSIHTVGQCTLSKCKVNEILPMVDKLACPQADLRSLMQLLFIRDSCKILFRDSDEMKKAFINIERFLIHKIMQRTQQEVGKSTYYYFKTMALNVISISNDNLSSATIDTIQLESPQLLPQNMSSVPETWLPVDTLEHILQENRTVGLVSYMFHDQFQFGMVHISSMAMRIELLGEKRLENLTTPLKLIFNITAPTNIDNESWLECHYFDEQEFHWKTDGCETYSATYDNHTEIECCCNHTTPFAVLLMREPISGVHWKILSYISYIGCGLSAFFSALSVITYIINRSHRADQSCFIHVSLSGALFLLNTSFLLTEWGATVQQDGVCVFIAATMHYSLLCCFTWMAIEALHLYLLLVKVFNTYYKRYLIKLSLAGWGIPAVIVGIFVGVNDIRQFYGVAKMSMLDTNQTSNLCWITDEHFFYGLNLVYFTLIFIFNTGILGTVVAGICRLREGSKHTPGRSKGSLSCRNSLTVMGLTCLLGTTWGLVFLGSGHVNYPVLYLFCILNSTQGFFIFLWICCSARKQRRRAEQDNINSVQMKSSQIKSI, encoded by the exons ATGTTTCTCTTACTCCTGTTACCGTTGCTGTCAGAGTCGCTGGCCGATAAAG CTTGTATTAACatttcaaatggagatatcgcCACAAGCCTGACCCTGTCTGGGAATGATCTTTCATTCAAGGATGATAGACTTATGTCTATCAGCTGCATGTATGACGGAATTCCCTGTGTCATTTGGTGCCCCGAACCTAATAACAATCTGAGTCAGATTTTCAATGGGACGTATATGTGTCAAGATGTGAAGATATTGAGTTCATCCAACACGACTGAGTTCAGCATACACACAG TTGGCCAGTGCACCCTAAGTAAGTGCAAAGTGAATGAAATCTTGCCAATGGTTGACAAACTGGCTTGTCCACAAGCTGACCTGAGATCACTGATGCAGCTCCTGTTTATAAGAGACTCATGCAAGATCCTGTTCAGGGACAGTGATGAAATGAAGAAGGCGTTTATAAA CATTGAAAGATTTTTGATCCATAAAATCATGCAAAGGACGCAGCAGGAGGTTGGAAAGTCTACCTACTACTATTTTAAGACCATGGCTCTGAATGTGATCAGTATCAGTAATGATAACCTCTCCTCTGCCACGATTGACACGATTCAACTAGAAAGTCCACAG CTTTTGCCTCAGAACATGTCGTCTGTCCCAGAGACATGGCTGCCTGTGGACACACTGGAACATATTCTACAGGAAAACAGGACTGTTGGTCTTGTTAGCTATATGTTTCATGACCAATTCCAG TTTGGAATGGTGCATATCTCATCCATGGCTATGAGGATTGAGCTGCTGGGAGAAAAACGCTTGGAGAATCTGACAACGCCACTCAAGCTTATTTTCAATATCACTGCTCCTACAAATATTgat aatGAATCATGGTTAGAGTGTCACTATTTTGATGAACAAG AATTCCACTGGAAAACAGACGGGTGTGAAACTTACAGTGCTACTTATGATAACCACACTGAAATCGAATGTTGCTGTAACCACACCACACCTTTTGCTGTCCTGTTG ATGAGAGAACCTATATCGGGAGTCCACTggaaaatattgtcttatatctCTTACATAGGCTGCGGTCTGTCTGCTTTCTTCAGTGCCCTATCAGTCATTACTTATATCATCAATAG AAGCCACAGAGCAGACCAGTCCTGCTTCATCCACGTCTCCCTGAGTGGAGCCTTGTTCCTGCTCAACACCTCCTTCCTGCTGACTGAGTGGGGAGCCACGGTGCAGCaagatggggtgtgtgtgtttatcgcTGCCACCATGCATTACTccctgctctgctgtttcactTGGATGGCCATAGAGGCCCTACACCTTTACCTCCTGCTGGTAAAGGTGTTCAACACCTACTATAAACGCTATCTCATCAAACTGTCTCTTGCTGGATGGG gaATCCCAGCTGTAATTGTGGGTATCTTTGTGGGAGTGAATGACATCCGTCAGTTTTATGGAGTTGCAAAAATGAGTATGCTTGACACCAACCAAACAAGTAACCT CTGCTGGATCACAGATGAGCACTTCTTCTATGGGTTGAATCTGGTGTATTTCACCCTTATATTCATCTTCAACACTGGCATATTGGGGACAGTGGTCGCTGGTATCTGTAGGCTGAGAGAAGGGTCCAAACACACCCCAGGGAGATCAAAAGGCAGCCTGTCCTGCAGGAATAGCCTCACTGTGATGGGTCTCACCTGCCTGCTGGGGACGACATGGGGTCTGGTATTCCTGGGCTCAGGACACGTCAACTATCCCGTTCTCTACCTGTTCTGCATCCTAAACTCGACACAAG GTTTCTTTATCTTCCTGTGGATCTGCTGCTCAGccaggaagcagaggaggagagcagagcaggacaaTATCAACTCAGTCCAGATGAAGAGTTCACAGATTAAATCCATTTAA
- the LOC115357091 gene encoding adhesion G-protein coupled receptor G5-like, whose protein sequence is MTVGQLVAMLHRPKGAFKGLHISASETTAVLDGYQADTIVNVSLPRELQPTEENIVVFCMITWPGTNKSVFGEPNVYERRLVGLSVGGKTVSGLREHVNITMKLTMDINENKQPSCVFLNYSSSKYDDHGCVTHWEPGLGRVTCSCNHLTYFAVLMVSPSLQTTDLVNLSYITLIGCSLSLCALVVTLLLFITKRGARSDINMKIHINLVFALILLNVHFLPSQQVAALSSPGFCIYMALLLHYSLLATFSWMSLEGFHLYLLLVRVYNIYVRRYLLKLCLLGWGIPLVIVIMVAIIDPHTYGQVPLGFSGTNSTVIKICYVSSTLVKMVTTMGLFSIVFIFNLAMLIVTVRRILALHHHEMVQFGQEEKGRAKKDACMVLGITCLLGITWGLVFFSFGHLTTPGIYLFCILNSLQGVFICLWFCTAMLKTDGASANTGSETRSTSG, encoded by the exons ATGACTGTTGGCCAGCTGGTAGCTATGCTGCACAGGCCCAAAGGTGCCTTCAAAGGCCTCCACATTTCTGCCAGTGAGACAACG GCGGTGTTAGATGGATATCAAGCTGACACCATAGTGAACGTCAGTCTGCCTAGAGAGCTGCAGCCCACTGAAGAAAACATCGTTGTGTTCTGCATGATTACCTGGCCTGGAACAAATAAA AGCGTCTTTGGGGAACCAAATGTGTATGAGAGAAGACTAGTTGGCCTAAGTGTGGGGGGGAAGACAGTTTCAGGACTGCGGGAACATGTCAACATCACGATGAAGCTTACCATGGACATAAAT GAGAACAAACAACCCAGCTGTGTTTTCCTCAATTACTCATCAAGCA AGTATGATGATCATGGCTGCGTGACACACTGGGAGCCTGGGCTGGGGCGTGTCACCTGTTCCTGCAACCACCTCACCTACTTTGCTGTGCTCATG gTGTCTCCCTCCCTACAAACGACAGACCTGGTGAATCTGTCTTACatcactctgattggctgcagttTGTCGCTCTGTGCTCTGGTTGTCACTCTCCTGCTCTTCATCACAAAAAG AGGTGCCCGATCAGATATCAACATGAAGATCCACATCAACCTGGTCTTTGCATTGATCCTCCTCAACGTCCATTTCCTGCccagccagcaggtggcagcactCTCCTCCCCTGGGTTTTGCATTTACATGGCCCTTCTTCTTCACTACTCCCTACTGGCTACCTTCAGTTGGATGTCCCTGGAGGGCTTCCACCTCTACCTGCTCCTAGTCAGAGTCTACAACATCTATGTTAGGAGATATCTGCTCAAACTCTGCTTATTGGGCTGGG GCATACCTTTGGTCATCGTGATCATGGTGGCCATCATCGACCCTCACACATATGGCCAAGTTCCTCTGGGCTTTTCTGGTACCAACAGCACTGTTATAAAGAT ATGCTATGTGTCCAGTACTTTGGTGAAGATGGTGACTACAATGGGGCTGTTCAGCATTGTGTTTATCTTCAACCTGGCCATGCTAATTGTGACAGTCAGACGTATTTTGGCTCTCCACCATCACGAGATGGTACAG TTTGGACAGGAGGAGAAAGGCAGAGCTAAGAAAGATGCCTGCATGGTGCTGGGAATCACCTGTCTGCTGGGCATCACCTGGGGCCTTGTCTTCTTCTCTTTTGGCCATCTGACCACTCCTGGCATCTACCTATTTTGTATCCTCAACTCACTGCAAG GTGTCTTCATCTGCTTGTGGTTCTGTACGGCTATGTTGAAGACTGACGGCGCATCTGCTAACACAGGCAGTGAAACACGCAGTACCAGTGGCTAA